A single region of the Jatrophihabitans sp. GAS493 genome encodes:
- a CDS encoding bifunctional riboflavin kinase/FAD synthetase, whose amino-acid sequence MQRWHSVSEIPTGWGRCVATIGVFDGVHRGHAQIIGEAVKLAAERGVPSVLMTFVPHPSEVVRPGSHPPALTTLARRAELVSDLGIDVFFGLPFTLEFSKLPPAEFVHNTLVESLHASGVIVGENFRFGHKAAGTIETLAGLGRTFGFTTAAAALLTEDQGPISATYVRSCVEAGDVRAAARALGRPHRVDGIVERGDQRGRELGFPTANLRVAPYTALPADGVYAGRVVRLDERGRTVPGAPLGTAAISVGTNPTFEVQNRRIEAFVLDFAGDLYGDQLGVEFVEHLRGMEKYESIEELVTQMHADVRQTREILSAEPS is encoded by the coding sequence GTGCAGCGTTGGCATAGCGTCTCTGAAATCCCCACCGGCTGGGGTCGCTGCGTGGCGACCATCGGTGTATTCGACGGGGTGCACCGTGGCCACGCACAGATCATCGGTGAGGCCGTGAAGCTCGCCGCCGAACGCGGTGTCCCGAGCGTGCTCATGACCTTCGTTCCCCATCCCTCCGAGGTGGTTCGCCCAGGCTCGCATCCGCCGGCCCTGACCACCCTCGCCCGGCGGGCGGAACTGGTCTCCGACCTCGGGATCGACGTCTTCTTCGGGCTGCCGTTCACCCTTGAGTTCTCCAAGCTGCCGCCGGCCGAATTCGTGCACAACACGCTCGTCGAGTCGCTGCATGCCTCCGGCGTCATCGTCGGTGAGAACTTCCGCTTCGGACACAAAGCGGCCGGCACCATCGAGACGCTGGCCGGGCTGGGGCGGACCTTCGGCTTCACCACCGCCGCGGCCGCACTGCTGACCGAGGATCAGGGACCGATCAGCGCCACCTACGTCCGCTCGTGTGTCGAGGCCGGCGACGTGCGGGCCGCCGCCCGTGCCCTCGGCCGGCCGCATCGGGTAGACGGAATCGTCGAGCGGGGCGATCAGCGCGGGCGCGAACTCGGCTTCCCGACGGCAAATCTTCGGGTTGCCCCGTATACGGCGCTACCGGCCGACGGGGTCTACGCGGGCCGGGTGGTGCGCCTGGATGAGCGTGGCCGCACCGTTCCCGGCGCGCCACTGGGAACGGCGGCCATCTCGGTCGGAACGAACCCCACATTTGAGGTACAGAATCGGCGAATAGAGGCATTTGTCCTGGATTTCGCAGGAGATCTCTACGGCGATCAACTGGGGGTCGAATTCGTCGAGCACCTGCGCGGCATGGAGAAGTACGAATCGATCGAGGAACTAGTGACCCAGATGCACGCCGACGTGCGGCAGACCCGGGAAATCCTCAGCGCTGAGCCGTCCTGA
- a CDS encoding Rrf2 family transcriptional regulator, giving the protein MEISAKTDYAVRALLGLAARAPDLVKVDVIIGEQNLPRKFVEAILGELRRAGIVRSQRGAEGGYALARPASEITLGAVIRAVDGPLAEVRGLRPNETSYTGVAEHLPEVWVAVRASLRRVLDETSLQQVLNGKLPAHVRKMVDAPDAWLPR; this is encoded by the coding sequence GTGGAGATCTCGGCGAAGACTGACTATGCGGTACGCGCGCTACTGGGTTTAGCTGCGCGGGCGCCCGATCTGGTCAAGGTCGACGTGATCATCGGCGAGCAGAATCTTCCGCGCAAGTTCGTCGAGGCGATTCTCGGTGAGCTGCGTCGGGCCGGCATCGTGCGCAGTCAACGGGGGGCGGAGGGCGGCTACGCGTTGGCTCGCCCGGCCAGCGAGATCACCCTCGGTGCCGTGATCCGCGCCGTTGACGGGCCGCTGGCCGAGGTCCGCGGGCTGCGTCCCAACGAGACCAGCTACACCGGTGTGGCCGAGCATCTGCCTGAGGTGTGGGTCGCGGTCCGGGCCAGCCTGCGCCGAGTCCTGGATGAGACGTCCCTGCAGCAGGTTCTCAACGGTAAGCTGCCGGCCCACGTGCGCAAGATGGTCGACGCCCCCGACGCCTGGCTTCCGCGCTGA
- a CDS encoding sulfate/molybdate ABC transporter ATP-binding protein gives MSIEVRNIHKRFGDFVALDNINLSVRTGELTALLGPSGGGKSTLLRIIAGLESPDSGTVEIEGNDATALPPQRRNVGFVFQHYAVFKHLTVARNVAFGLEIRKRPKDEINKRVHELLELVHLDQFADRLPSQLSGGQRQRMALARALAVEPKVLLLDEPFGALDAQVRKELRDWLRRLHDEVHVTTVFVTHDQEEALEVSDELVVINHGVIEQVGSPNELYDHPVNDFVMSFLGPVTKLGGKLVRPHDIEVLADDRTGSSAALVTRLQRIGFQVRVELECGGGESWVQLNKEQSDSLGLEVGKTVWLREAPHATTLAGPETVTLSSN, from the coding sequence ATGAGCATCGAAGTTCGCAATATTCACAAGCGATTCGGTGACTTCGTTGCCCTCGACAATATCAATCTCTCGGTTCGAACGGGCGAGCTCACGGCGCTTCTCGGGCCGAGTGGCGGCGGGAAGTCGACGCTGCTGCGGATCATCGCCGGCCTGGAGAGCCCCGACTCCGGGACGGTGGAGATCGAGGGCAACGACGCCACCGCCCTGCCGCCGCAGCGGCGCAACGTCGGCTTCGTCTTCCAGCACTATGCCGTCTTCAAGCACCTGACGGTGGCTCGCAATGTCGCGTTCGGCCTCGAGATCCGAAAGCGCCCCAAGGACGAAATCAACAAGCGCGTGCACGAGCTCCTCGAACTCGTGCACCTGGACCAGTTCGCGGATCGACTTCCCTCCCAGCTCTCCGGCGGTCAGCGTCAGCGGATGGCGTTGGCCCGGGCGTTGGCCGTAGAGCCGAAGGTGCTGCTCCTCGACGAGCCGTTCGGCGCCCTGGACGCGCAAGTGCGTAAGGAGTTGCGCGATTGGCTGCGCCGCCTGCACGACGAGGTTCATGTCACCACGGTCTTCGTCACGCATGACCAGGAGGAGGCGCTCGAGGTCTCGGACGAGTTGGTGGTGATCAATCACGGGGTCATCGAGCAGGTCGGCTCGCCGAATGAGCTCTACGACCACCCCGTGAACGATTTCGTGATGAGTTTTCTCGGCCCGGTAACGAAGCTGGGCGGGAAGCTGGTTCGTCCACACGACATCGAGGTGCTGGCCGATGACCGCACGGGGTCCTCCGCCGCGTTGGTGACCCGGCTGCAGCGCATCGGATTCCAGGTACGCGTGGAGCTCGAGTGCGGGGGCGGCGAGAGTTGGGTTCAGCTGAACAAGGAGCAGTCCGATTCCCTCGGGCTCGAGGTCGGCAAGACAGTCTGGCTCCGTGAGGCGCCGCATGCGACGACGCTCGCCGGACCGGAGACCGTCACGCTTTCGAGCAACTGA
- the rpsO gene encoding 30S ribosomal protein S15, protein MALASDVKKQIVIEYGSNESDTGSAEVQIALLSRRISDLTEHLKTHKHDHHTRRGLLLLVGQRRRLLNHLHDTEINRYRSIIERLGLRR, encoded by the coding sequence ATGGCTCTCGCCAGCGACGTCAAGAAGCAAATCGTAATCGAGTACGGCTCCAACGAGAGCGACACGGGTTCGGCTGAAGTGCAGATCGCCCTGCTCTCGCGTCGCATCAGTGACCTCACCGAGCACCTCAAGACTCACAAGCACGACCACCACACCCGTCGTGGCCTGCTGCTGCTCGTCGGCCAGCGCCGCCGGCTGCTCAACCACCTGCACGACACCGAGATCAACCGTTACCGGTCGATCATCGAGCGGCTCGGTCTGCGCCGCTAG
- the cysT gene encoding sulfate ABC transporter permease subunit CysT, which produces MALNTIEATDAVQPSAAPRRWRRKSHSTESSRLRLGSGLGLGIAVLWLSLVVLLPLAAVVGKGFSDGWQGFWDAITSPEVLSAFRLTVGLSLGVAVVNAVMGTLIAWVLVRDSFPGQRVVAVVIDVPFALPTIVAGLVMLTLYGGDSPIGVHLVGTRVGIFVALLFVTLPFTVRTVQPVLIDMDQDVEEAAASLGAGPFTVFRRVVLPSILPAILAGTSLSFARALGEYGSIVLISSNLPFKTEIASAIIYGKLQDADNPTQSVREAAAIATLLLLASAVVLILLEIVQRRVNRRG; this is translated from the coding sequence ATGGCGCTCAACACGATAGAAGCCACTGACGCGGTGCAGCCCTCTGCTGCGCCGCGTCGTTGGCGTCGGAAATCCCACTCCACGGAGAGCAGTCGACTGCGGCTGGGGTCGGGCCTCGGGCTTGGCATCGCCGTACTCTGGCTGAGTCTGGTCGTGCTGCTGCCGCTCGCCGCCGTCGTGGGAAAGGGTTTCAGTGACGGCTGGCAGGGCTTCTGGGATGCGATCACGAGCCCCGAGGTGCTCAGTGCCTTTCGGCTTACCGTTGGCCTCTCGCTGGGAGTCGCGGTGGTCAATGCCGTGATGGGAACGCTGATCGCCTGGGTGCTGGTGCGTGACTCCTTCCCGGGCCAGCGGGTGGTCGCCGTGGTCATTGATGTGCCGTTCGCGCTACCGACGATCGTCGCCGGCCTGGTCATGCTCACGCTCTACGGCGGTGACAGCCCGATCGGCGTGCACCTAGTCGGCACCCGGGTCGGAATATTCGTCGCCCTGCTGTTCGTCACGCTTCCCTTCACGGTGCGGACCGTTCAGCCCGTCCTGATCGATATGGATCAGGATGTGGAGGAGGCGGCGGCATCGCTCGGTGCGGGTCCCTTCACCGTCTTCCGACGCGTCGTCCTGCCGTCGATCCTGCCGGCGATTCTGGCCGGTACGTCGCTGTCATTCGCCCGCGCGCTCGGTGAGTACGGCTCGATCGTGCTCATCTCGAGCAACCTGCCGTTCAAGACCGAGATCGCCTCGGCCATCATCTACGGAAAGCTGCAGGACGCCGACAACCCGACGCAGTCCGTCCGTGAGGCCGCGGCCATTGCCACGCTGCTGCTGCTGGCCAGTGCCGTCGTACTGATTCTGCTCGAGATCGTGCAACGGCGGGTCAACCGGCGTGGCTAG
- a CDS encoding polyribonucleotide nucleotidyltransferase, whose product MSEQLKTNTDADGVTESVATIDNGKFGTHTIRFETGRLARQAAGSVVAYLDDDTMLLSATTAGKTPKDQFDFFPLTIDVEERMYAAGRIPGSFFRREGRPSEDAILTCRLIDRPLRPTFKKGLRNEVQVVITVMALNPDHLYDVVAINAASASTQISGLPFSGPIGATRVALIEGQWVGFPNHSQLEQATFDMVVAGRVLDSGDVAIMMVEAEATENTIALIDGGATRPTEEVVSEGLEASKKFIAELCRAQSELAKAAAKPVAEFPVFLDYQDDVLDAVSAEVATGLAQALTIADKQERETELDRLKDVAKELVGPQFVGREKEIGAAYRALTKKQVRQRILRDKVRIDGRGLSDIRTLSAEVEVVPRVHGSALFERGETQILGVTTLNMLGLEQKLDTLSPEKSKRYMHNYNFPPYSTGETGRVGSPKRREIGHGALAERALIPVLPSRDEFPYAIRQVSEALGSNGSTSMGSVCASTLGLLNAGVPLKAPVAGIAMGLVSDTVDGVTEYVALTDILGAEDAFGDMDFKVAGTRQFVTALQLDTKLDGIPSDVLAAALTQAREARLHILDVMAEAIDEPDEMSPFAPRVTVVKIPVDKIGAVIGPKGQMINAIQDETGASITIEDDGTIYVGASDGLSAQSAVDRINAIANPQMPKVGERFLGTVVKTAAFGAFVSLLPGKDGLIHISKLGNGKRIGKVEDVVNVGDKIQVEIAEIDARGKISLVLVSEDAATANSAEPETVDA is encoded by the coding sequence ATGAGCGAACAGCTCAAGACCAACACCGACGCCGACGGCGTCACAGAGTCCGTTGCCACCATCGACAACGGCAAGTTCGGTACCCACACCATCCGCTTCGAGACCGGCCGTCTGGCCCGTCAGGCCGCGGGTTCGGTCGTCGCGTACCTCGACGACGACACCATGTTGCTGTCGGCCACCACCGCGGGCAAGACGCCCAAGGATCAGTTCGACTTCTTCCCCCTGACGATCGACGTCGAAGAGCGCATGTACGCCGCGGGACGCATCCCGGGCTCGTTCTTCCGTCGCGAGGGACGCCCGAGCGAGGACGCGATCCTCACCTGCCGTCTCATCGACCGCCCGCTGCGCCCGACCTTCAAGAAGGGCCTGCGCAACGAGGTCCAGGTCGTCATCACCGTCATGGCCCTCAACCCGGATCACCTCTACGACGTCGTGGCGATCAACGCCGCATCGGCCTCGACGCAGATCTCCGGCCTGCCGTTCAGCGGACCGATCGGCGCCACCCGCGTCGCCCTCATCGAGGGTCAGTGGGTCGGCTTCCCGAACCACAGCCAACTCGAACAGGCCACCTTCGACATGGTCGTCGCCGGCCGTGTGCTCGACTCCGGCGACGTCGCGATCATGATGGTCGAGGCCGAGGCAACCGAGAACACGATCGCCCTCATCGACGGTGGGGCCACCCGCCCGACCGAAGAGGTCGTCTCCGAGGGCCTGGAGGCCAGCAAGAAGTTCATCGCAGAGCTGTGCCGGGCCCAGTCCGAACTGGCGAAGGCTGCGGCCAAGCCGGTCGCCGAGTTCCCGGTCTTCCTGGACTACCAGGACGACGTGCTCGACGCCGTGTCGGCCGAGGTCGCGACCGGGCTCGCCCAGGCGCTCACCATCGCTGACAAGCAGGAGCGCGAGACCGAGCTCGATCGCCTCAAGGACGTCGCGAAGGAGCTCGTCGGTCCGCAGTTCGTCGGCCGCGAGAAGGAGATCGGCGCCGCCTACCGCGCGCTGACCAAGAAGCAGGTGCGCCAGCGCATCCTGCGCGACAAGGTTCGCATCGACGGTCGTGGTCTGAGCGACATCCGGACCCTCTCGGCCGAGGTCGAGGTCGTCCCACGTGTCCACGGTTCGGCCCTCTTCGAGCGAGGCGAGACCCAGATCCTGGGTGTCACGACGCTGAACATGCTCGGCCTCGAGCAGAAGCTTGACACGCTGTCGCCGGAGAAGTCGAAGCGTTACATGCACAACTACAACTTCCCGCCGTACAGCACCGGTGAGACGGGCCGGGTCGGCTCGCCGAAGCGTCGCGAGATCGGCCACGGTGCGCTGGCCGAGCGGGCCCTCATTCCGGTTCTGCCGAGCCGCGACGAGTTCCCGTACGCGATCCGCCAGGTCTCCGAGGCCCTCGGCTCCAACGGCTCCACCTCGATGGGTTCGGTCTGCGCCTCAACGCTCGGCCTGCTCAACGCAGGTGTGCCGCTGAAGGCGCCGGTCGCCGGCATCGCCATGGGTCTCGTCTCCGACACCGTCGACGGGGTCACCGAGTACGTCGCCCTGACCGACATCCTCGGAGCCGAGGACGCGTTCGGCGACATGGACTTCAAGGTCGCCGGCACCCGGCAGTTCGTGACCGCGCTGCAGTTGGACACCAAGCTGGACGGCATCCCGTCCGACGTTCTGGCCGCCGCGCTGACCCAGGCCCGCGAGGCTCGCCTGCACATCCTGGACGTCATGGCCGAGGCGATCGACGAGCCGGACGAGATGAGCCCATTTGCTCCGCGGGTCACCGTCGTCAAGATTCCGGTCGACAAGATCGGCGCGGTGATCGGCCCGAAGGGGCAGATGATCAACGCCATTCAGGACGAGACCGGCGCCTCCATCACGATCGAGGACGACGGCACCATCTACGTGGGTGCCTCCGACGGCCTCTCGGCCCAGTCGGCGGTCGACCGCATCAACGCGATCGCCAACCCGCAGATGCCGAAGGTCGGCGAGCGCTTCCTCGGCACCGTCGTCAAGACGGCCGCCTTCGGTGCCTTCGTCTCCCTGCTTCCGGGCAAGGACGGCCTGATCCACATCAGCAAATTGGGCAACGGCAAGCGCATCGGCAAGGTCGAGGATGTCGTCAACGTCGGCGACAAGATCCAGGTCGAGATCGCCGAGATCGATGCCCGCGGCAAGATCAGCCTGGTGCTGGTCTCCGAGGACGCCGCCACGGCCAACTCGGCCGAGCCGGAGACGGTCGACGCCTGA
- a CDS encoding extracellular solute-binding protein has translation MTGTRFRSYRKLTTLVASAAIVALGATACSSSSATNSSGSTELKLVAYSVPKPAYDALQAAFGKTPAGKGVTWKTSYGASGTQSKNVSAGTVKADYVAFSVTPDLTKLVPKFVDAGWDSGETKGLVSDSVVVISVRKGNPLHITGWDDLIKPGVKIVTPDPASSGSAKWNILAAYSHVEAAGGTEAQAKDYLTKFFGNVVSRASSGAVATTQFLGGTGDVLISYENEAIASRQAGKSLDYIVPDETMLIENPAAVTKTAPTQAKDFLTFLLSTDGQKIFASKGFRPVVTGTPVGTVEGANDPANPYPTPKHLVTIADLGGWTAVNAKFFGTDGLVTQIEKTG, from the coding sequence ATGACAGGAACTCGCTTTCGCAGCTACCGAAAGCTCACCACGCTGGTCGCCTCAGCCGCCATCGTCGCGCTCGGGGCGACCGCCTGTTCGTCGAGTTCGGCCACCAATAGTTCGGGCTCTACCGAGCTGAAGTTGGTCGCCTACTCGGTACCGAAGCCGGCCTACGACGCGCTGCAGGCTGCATTCGGCAAGACTCCCGCTGGTAAGGGCGTCACCTGGAAGACCTCCTACGGGGCCAGTGGTACCCAGAGCAAGAACGTCAGCGCCGGAACGGTGAAGGCCGACTACGTCGCCTTCTCGGTCACCCCTGACCTCACCAAGCTCGTCCCCAAGTTCGTCGACGCCGGTTGGGACTCCGGTGAGACCAAGGGCCTCGTCTCCGACTCCGTGGTCGTCATCTCCGTCCGCAAGGGCAACCCGCTGCACATCACCGGGTGGGATGACCTCATCAAGCCTGGCGTCAAGATCGTCACCCCGGATCCGGCCTCCTCCGGTTCGGCGAAGTGGAACATTCTCGCCGCCTACTCCCACGTCGAGGCTGCCGGTGGAACCGAGGCACAGGCCAAGGACTACCTCACCAAGTTCTTCGGCAACGTCGTGAGCCGGGCCTCCAGCGGCGCCGTCGCCACCACTCAGTTCCTCGGCGGAACCGGCGATGTCCTCATCTCCTACGAGAACGAGGCGATCGCATCGCGCCAGGCCGGCAAGTCGCTCGATTACATCGTTCCCGACGAGACGATGCTGATCGAGAACCCGGCCGCGGTCACCAAGACAGCCCCGACCCAGGCCAAGGACTTCCTGACCTTCCTGCTCAGCACCGACGGTCAGAAGATCTTCGCGAGCAAGGGCTTCCGGCCGGTCGTGACCGGAACTCCGGTTGGCACAGTTGAGGGCGCCAACGACCCGGCGAACCCGTACCCGACCCCGAAGCACCTGGTCACGATCGCCGACCTCGGTGGATGGACGGCGGTCAACGCCAAGTTCTTCGGTACCGACGGACTGGTAACCCAGATCGAGAAGACCGGCTGA
- the truB gene encoding tRNA pseudouridine(55) synthase TruB: protein MATEIGRSMAKRDSDATSGLVIVDKDSDCTSHDVVARMRKLAHTRRVGHAGTLDPMATGVLVLGIEKATRLLHHLVLADKAYTATIRLGESTITDDAQGELLDRGDASRVSEVDVEAALAPLRGDIMQAPSAVSAIKVNGERAYKRVRDGEAVELPVRPVTVSRFTALSYTRPAGHLLDVQVEVECSSGTYIRALARDLGRALGVGGHLTALRRTRVGPFTLDDAQTLAELAELADPVTLPLRQAVELAFPVRPITEQQATTLTYGQSIEPAGIEGTYAVTAPDDTVSGLLREMKGRAQPVLVFNARG from the coding sequence TGCACGTCCCACGACGTCGTGGCCCGGATGCGCAAGCTCGCACACACCCGGCGGGTCGGCCACGCAGGAACTCTCGATCCGATGGCGACCGGGGTGCTGGTGCTGGGTATCGAGAAGGCAACCCGGTTGCTGCATCACCTCGTGCTCGCCGACAAGGCCTACACGGCCACCATCCGGCTGGGGGAGTCGACGATCACCGACGATGCCCAGGGCGAGCTACTCGACCGGGGGGACGCATCGAGGGTCAGTGAGGTCGACGTCGAGGCAGCGCTCGCACCATTGCGCGGTGACATCATGCAGGCCCCGTCGGCGGTGTCGGCGATCAAAGTCAACGGTGAACGCGCCTACAAGCGGGTCCGAGACGGAGAGGCGGTCGAACTGCCTGTTCGGCCGGTGACCGTGTCACGCTTCACCGCGCTCTCCTATACGCGGCCGGCCGGGCATCTGCTCGACGTGCAGGTCGAGGTCGAGTGCAGTTCGGGCACCTACATCCGTGCGCTGGCCCGTGACCTCGGGCGGGCGCTCGGCGTCGGCGGCCACCTCACCGCGCTGCGGCGCACCCGGGTCGGTCCCTTCACCCTTGACGATGCCCAGACGCTGGCTGAGTTGGCCGAGTTGGCCGACCCGGTGACGCTACCGCTGCGGCAGGCGGTCGAGCTGGCCTTCCCGGTGCGTCCGATTACCGAGCAGCAGGCGACCACCCTCACCTACGGGCAGTCCATCGAGCCGGCAGGCATCGAGGGGACGTACGCGGTCACCGCGCCCGACGACACCGTCTCCGGGCTGCTACGCGAGATGAAGGGCCGGGCCCAGCCGGTCCTCGTCTTCAACGCTCGCGGCTGA
- a CDS encoding sulfate ABC transporter permease, whose translation MARATVDADLATDVKSAATPAPRARRQSRAGRNVLRVIAVGYVGILVLVPLLLVVWRTFKPGLSEVLSSLTDPLTVHAFKLTAIIAVLAVILNTIFGVGVGLLLARYSFPGRRLLSAFIDLPIAISPIVVGLALILVYGPNGWFATPLSDANFSIIGAIPGMVLATVFVSLPLVVREVVPVLEEAGIEQEQAAQCLGAGSFVTFRRITLPTIRWALAYGVVLSLARALGEYGAVLVVSGNIEGSTETATLRIDNLYEYSQQTDAAYAITFVLVAVAIVAIIAITIISPKQESA comes from the coding sequence GTGGCTAGGGCAACCGTCGACGCCGATTTGGCGACCGATGTGAAAAGCGCCGCCACACCGGCACCGCGAGCACGCCGTCAGAGCCGTGCCGGGCGCAACGTCTTGCGGGTCATCGCGGTCGGCTATGTCGGGATCCTCGTCTTGGTCCCACTACTTCTGGTCGTATGGCGCACTTTCAAGCCCGGACTGAGCGAAGTCTTGAGCTCGCTCACCGATCCGCTGACCGTGCACGCCTTCAAACTCACGGCGATCATCGCCGTGCTGGCCGTAATCCTGAACACCATCTTCGGGGTGGGCGTCGGGCTGCTGCTGGCGCGCTACAGCTTCCCCGGCCGTCGACTGCTATCGGCATTCATCGACCTGCCCATCGCGATCTCCCCGATTGTGGTCGGATTGGCGCTGATCCTCGTCTACGGCCCGAACGGATGGTTCGCAACGCCGTTGAGTGACGCAAACTTCAGCATCATAGGCGCGATCCCGGGCATGGTGCTGGCCACCGTCTTCGTCTCCCTACCGCTCGTCGTGCGAGAGGTCGTGCCGGTACTCGAAGAGGCCGGTATAGAGCAGGAGCAGGCTGCCCAGTGCCTCGGTGCCGGCTCATTCGTGACTTTCCGGCGGATCACGCTGCCGACCATCCGCTGGGCCCTCGCATACGGGGTCGTGCTGAGCCTGGCCCGCGCGCTGGGCGAGTACGGCGCGGTGCTGGTCGTCTCCGGCAACATCGAGGGCAGTACCGAGACCGCCACCCTGCGGATCGACAATCTCTACGAATACTCGCAGCAGACCGACGCGGCATATGCGATCACCTTTGTTCTGGTTGCGGTCGCCATTGTCGCGATCATCGCCATCACGATCATTAGCCCCAAGCAGGAGTCGGCATGA